A section of the Pseudorasbora parva isolate DD20220531a chromosome 2, ASM2467924v1, whole genome shotgun sequence genome encodes:
- the pla2g10 gene encoding group 10 secretory phospholipase A2, with the protein MTALYHTFLLFTVSMASLQPQKSSRSKRGLLELAGVIKCSTGRSALSYVMYGCYCGLGGQGWPRDRTDWCCHKHDCCYGDAEFAGCQTKTDRYQWTCDDEQADCDTLNDRCAKILCRCDREAARCLRKAPFNQKYTLWPDFLCGCVHPTCNIY; encoded by the exons ATGACTGCGCTGTATCACACATTCCTGCTCTTTACAG TCAGTATGGCTTCCCTGCAGCCGCAGAAGTCTTCAAGGAGTAAAAGGGGTCTGCTGGAACTAGCTGGGGTTATCAAGTGCAGCACGGGAAGATCAGCTTTATCTTATGTGATGTACGGATGTTACTGTGGTCTTGGGGGTCAAGGGTGGCCCAGAGACAGAACGGACTG GTGTTGTCACAAGCATGACTGCTGTTATGGGGATGCAGAATTCGCGGGCtgtcaaacaaaaacagacaggTATCAGTGGACGTGCGACGACGAGCAGGCTGACTGTG ACACGCTTAATGACAGATGTGCGAAAATCCTCTGCCGATGTGACAGGGAAGCAGCCAGATGCCTCAGAAAGGCTCCGTTCAACCAAAAGTACACCCTGTGGCCGGATTTCCTCTGTGGATGTGTTCATCCCACCTGCAACATTTACTAA